Below is a window of Colletes latitarsis isolate SP2378_abdomen chromosome 5, iyColLati1, whole genome shotgun sequence DNA.
TTTTGCTTTGAACAAAAATGAAACTGTactcgtattattattattctcgtTTTACTAGTTATTTATATTCAACGCGACACGTATTAGTTTAATTTAACTAAATATTATTGAGATCtcaattttgtattatttcgtacgatttcgaatatttaaattttaaattaaatttaaatcgaatctacgtttctctctctgtctctctctgcAAGTTAGATAATTGTATAGATGAAAAATCTCTAGCACGGTGACTAGATTTCTATAGTATCCTCACCTATATTGCGTATCAGCCTTTATGTACAAAACATGTAAGACAAAGCAGGACGCCGCTTTCAAAGTTATGCTTTAAGTTGTTCAGTGGAAATCAATTGTTTTCCGTTGGCGCGAATTATTGAGAAATATCCAAAAATTACACGATATTTAAAACTGACGACCCAAAAACCAACAGTCAAAATAAGCAATTCGAAGGACGCGAGTATGCCCCCAAAATGTAAATTTCAAGAAGGTACGTGTATTAGGTTTTAATATAACTGTATACAAATTTCCATTGCCTATTAGATGGACGTTGATAATCGGATATTAACTATTCTTATTCTTTttgctttttatttataataatcatGGCATTCGTAGGAGAAAAAGTTCTATGCTTTCATGGTCCATTAATCTATGAAGCAAAATGTCTAAAATCCTCCATTACCAAAGAAAAACAGATCAAGTATTTAATTCATTACGCCGGATGGAATAAGAAGTGAGTATTCAGAATGCATTAATCGTTTATGAGGACGTGAATTTATGTATGTTAATGTAACAGTTGGGACGAGTGGGTTCCGGAAAGTAGAGTTCTTAAGTACAATGAAGCAAATGTACAAAGACAAAGAGAGGTTCAGAGGGCACACTCAAACCAACAGTCTACACAGAAAAATAAGAAAGGCAATACCTCTTCTAAAACTCAAGGTCGCAGGAGCGAGGGTGGGCGTGAAAAAGATACAGATAGTAGAGCCAGCACTCCTGTTGCCACGGTTgaaaaaagtattaatcgatTTAGCAAAACTACCAGTAGTACTATCATGCCATCGTCGTCTCATGATTCTACTTCGGATGCTCCGCGTAAAAAACGCAGGTCTGATTTAAATcagtattataaaaatatttaatactttGAGTGAGAAATGTCAAACAATGACCAAAATTCGTTGTAGTCGGTTGGAACCATCCGGCGAAACAGAAGAGTATCTCACTAAGGTcgaagttaaaattaaaatcccaGAAGAATTGAAATTTGTACTTATAGATGAATCAGAGGTTATATTAAAACATCACAAATTACCTGCTTTACCTGTAAAGAATACAGTGGACAAAATTCTGGATGACTATGTAGAATCAAAATCATTAGGAAAGAATGATTCTGTTAGGTATATATGTCAATGATTTTTACATAAAAGTCTGTATCATGTATATTAACTTGtattttcatcatttttaaCTTAAACATTTTCAGGGAAAGTGTATTAGAAATAACTAAAGGTATTCGTGAATACTTCAATATATCCTTAGGTTtgcaattattatataaatggGAACGCCCACAATTCATTCAAATTATGaatgataaccctgaaacactgCCCAGCCAGTTATATGGTGCATTCCATTTATTAAGGCTATTTGGTATTACTTTTATTCAAGTCAGATAATGTCTTGACGAAATGATGACGAAAATTACTATATCTAAATTATTCTTGCAGTGAGACTCGGCGGAATGTTGTCGTATACTACATTAGACGAAAGAAGCATACAATTGTTACTATCACATTTTCACgattttttacaatatttacagaAAAATAACATTGAACTTTTCAATCTTCAGCAAGATTATGCAGATTCGCCACCTGATTATCACAGGAAATATGCCTAAGTTAGTATGAACTAAtggatatttttaattaattgaagCAATATATTATCACGTTTTTGTCTGGAGTATCTCATATTGCAGCTAcaataattgttttaaaaaaaatatgtacatTGACACTATTGTATTATAATTAATTTGTTATACAAACTAGTTAGGTGATTGTAAAAATTTAATACCTTTACAAATTGTGTTAAATATTATTCAATAATCTTATGAATTGtgagtttaattttttaattgattaAATGTACAGAAAAACATATTACACTTATACACtttagtatagacgaaaatatTAATGTCTCTTATTTATTGTAAATATAATGTATTGCAACTTTATTACCCAATTACAATTTTATACATGTTTGAGGATGTTCGATTGAAATAACATACGTTGTTTTTATTCATTATTACCACTGAATCAAATACATATTTCTTTAATATCGTTTCAACGATTTTGAAATAAATAGGTACAGTTGATTAAAGGGACACGATATTTATGTTAGAACGCAATCGTATCttgtttcaaacaa
It encodes the following:
- the Mrg15 gene encoding mortality factor 4-like, which encodes MPPKCKFQEGEKVLCFHGPLIYEAKCLKSSITKEKQIKYLIHYAGWNKNWDEWVPESRVLKYNEANVQRQREVQRAHSNQQSTQKNKKGNTSSKTQGRRSEGGREKDTDSRASTPVATVEKSINRFSKTTSSTIMPSSSHDSTSDAPRKKRSRLEPSGETEEYLTKVEVKIKIPEELKFVLIDESEVILKHHKLPALPVKNTVDKILDDYVESKSLGKNDSVRESVLEITKGIREYFNISLGLQLLYKWERPQFIQIMNDNPETLPSQLYGAFHLLRLFVRLGGMLSYTTLDERSIQLLLSHFHDFLQYLQKNNIELFNLQQDYADSPPDYHRKYA